In Primulina huaijiensis isolate GDHJ02 chromosome 6, ASM1229523v2, whole genome shotgun sequence, a single window of DNA contains:
- the LOC140979062 gene encoding uncharacterized protein, protein MGQCLCGSSKCFKCGASEHMLKDCPQWRQPTQGRVFAMHAEEANPDTTLLTRNIFIKRVATNALLNSGATHSFISETFADYLGVKSIGLDMIYSMTVPPWEELSATSVVNDIYLELQGHLFYADLIVLPMLEFDVILGIGWLMKNGVLIDFQKRSRLVHNECQEFFAIIISAPDVPNPSIADVPVIRDFPDVFSDNVTRLPPQREVEFTIDLVLGTVPFSKASYRLAPAEMLELK, encoded by the exons ATGGGTCAGTGCTTATGTGGTTCGagcaaatgcttcaagtgtggagccagtgaaCACATGTTGAAGGACTGCCCGCAGTGGAGGCAACCAACTCAGGGGAGAGTGTTTGCcatgcatgccgaggaggcgaacccagacacgactctACTGACAA GAAATATCTTTATAAAGAGAGTAGCCACGAATGCCTTGTTAAATTCcggggccactcactcttttatctcAGAGACGTTTGCTGATTATTTGGGCGTCAAGTCCATTGGACTCGACATGATCTACTCCATGACAGTCCCACCATGGGAggagttatcagctactagcgtggtcaaTGATATCTATCTTGAACTACAGGGCCACCTGTTTTACGCCGATCTGATTGTGTTGCCAATGCTAGAGTTTGATGTTATCTTAGGGATAGGTTGGTTGATGAAGAACGGAGTTCTAATTGATTTTCAAAAAAGATCG AGACTCGTACACAACGAGTGTCAGGAATTTTTTGCCATTATTATTTCAGCACCTGACGTACCCAACCCATCGATAGCTGATGTGCCAGTTatcagagattttcctgacgttTTCTCAGACAACGTCACAAGACTTCCACCACAGAGAGAGGTCGAGTTCACCATTGACCTTGTGCTAGGAACTGTGCCATTCTCTAAGGCATCGTACCGTTTGGCTCCAgcagagatgttagagctcaagtag